GCTGCCATTGTAAAATTGTAAATAATTGCAACCAAATGCCTACCACTCCCTGGTATTGGACTTTACTTTAGCTAAGGTGTTGCATGTGTAACATAATCCAATTAAATACTTTAGGCTCAGactaaattgttttaaaatgctataTTTAGCACTAACAGAACCAAGTGCTCCACATGTTTTTCAAGCTATGTGCTTTCctgaagctgtatttttttccgTGTGCAGACTttgtagaaaagaaaagcactgaTCATAATAATAGATTGTTCTGTGTAAGTTTCCCTGTTGGGACTTGTTATTTGAGTAGATAGtgcaaaaataattccattatGTTTAATAAAGACATTAGAAGGATGCTGACGCTATCTGAAGGCTTCCAAAAGTACTTTCTTGACACAAGATAAATCCCATGTACTGGCATCCTTTAGGAATATTTCTCATAAAACTTCACAAAGCACTCCTCATCACTCCGTTTGGTAGCTGCTCCGCGTCGTGTCCTTAGGATTCTGTGCAGAAGGCGTTCTTGGGGGGTGACCTTCTCCGCGAGAGTGGCCCTTTGGGAGCCGAGCACCCATCGCGGAGTGCTGCTGGCACGGTTGCGTCGGGCGAACTGAAAACAGCCCCGTTTGTGGCCTTGACGTAGCCGTGCGAGCGAGCCCGCGGTGCATTCCTGCTCGGTGATAAGGCAGGAATGCTTTCCAGAGGGGCCTGCGTCCCGCGGCCGGGGAGGCGCTGCCGCCAGGGGGCTTcggccgcgccgcgccccccgcccgcccggctgAGGGAGCTCCGGATTAGCGCTCCCGgggctttttcctcccctcGGTCCGTGTTACGTCTCTCCTAATGGGCACACGAAATACTTAATCGCTCTTTAATCACTCTTTGTTTGgttggttctttttttcttttttactctgGGAATTTTTAGCCTAAAGGTCAGTGTAAGTGAGCTGGAAGAGTATTGCATTTTATAGATTATTGTTTGAACCATCTCATCACTTCCATGCATTTACAGATTTggtgaaatatttaaagaaaaacgAGTTTGTAATTCCTAGTAAGAAAATCTGAAACAGTTGTGAAGCTATTTTGAATTTGCATGTCAACTGTGTTTTTCTAGTACATctcttggaaaacaaaataattaatctgTGGCTAGTTCTGCACATTACATTTTGTGGTAAATAAGAGATGTTTCTTTGGCTTTGAGTTAAAATTCCCACGCCTTTTTGCAGTTCTGCATCAGTTGACATTCAAACATGACAGAAgaatgtttgcatttaaaaaagcaaaaccaataCCTGCATGCACAATTTTTGGAAAAGTATATGTAGTTGCATTTTGGCATTTATTCATTTAAGATGGCTAATTTTTATGCAGAATATTATTTGCTGCTTATATATGCCATTTCCCTTTCTcatttagtaattttaaaaaggggtTAACCAGTGTTGTTTTACACAGGTAGAAATGACACATACATCTTGTACAAGGTCAAACAACAAACTAAGCTTTATGGTGTTGAGTCCTGGATTCTATACTGCAGTTGCTCATGAAGCAAAATCATATGAAATGATCCAGATCTGTGGATCAGTAAAATTAGTTGTAGTTGCCCATACCAGGATGTaaatttttcttggtttttttctcccaggaaaTGCATTTTAGGCCTTTTTCTGTCCTTGCTTTGATCCCTCCTTTTTGTctgcttcctcttcttttttctatttttgtaagTTTTTTTTATGGATCCGCTTTGTAAAATTTCCCCATTAggttcttttgtctttttcctgaGTATCTCCGCAAACAAGCCTGATCGGGAGACTTGCCCTGAGAAACTTCTCTGACCACTCTGCATGTTTTTGGTTGGAGCTTATCCTATGCAAAAAGaattaagaatttatttcttctgtgatcTTGCACTTTCCTTCCCTCTTAAAATACAGGCTTTGAAACTATATTGAATGCTTTCAGATAgtcaaaaatctgaaaataagtAACTTGAGAGGCCTGAGTTCAGAATACTGCCGTGCTGGTAATTTGAACCTTTCCACTTTACCTTTTTATTGTACCTTGATTTAATTTATGtagcttggtttggtttttctcttgtttgtttgattttttttttttttttttgtggagagCAATAATGATAATAGATGCTGGGATAGTCCTGGGACTGCTAGATTCCACCTAAAGAATGATGTTTTGAGttcagaaataatatttagGCTCTGATTTAATTTTGAGTAATACATAGACAGTTTTCAGTGTATTATTAATAGAAGACATTTATTGAGTTTAGTAGGAACTAAGAGCTTTGaacttctgtttttaaacacagtttttTGTTGCTTTATAATACGAAGTTGGCCAGTTGaggtttctctctttttttatttttaatacattgaTTACTTTGCTTTTGTATTGAGAGAATTATCTAGGCTACAGAAGTCCTTTAGGGATTATAGTTGGCTGTCATACTAACCAAATCTGAAATGAACAGCAGTTGGAGTCATCCATTCTCATCCTGCATTTCCCTAGCACGATTAATCAGCATACCACTTCAACTGAATTTCTTTTCAGCCAGAGGATCACTGTTGTCCCTTACTGTCTTGCTGTTTCCTGGTTGAGCTTAATTTCTGATAAGCAATCTGAATAATGTTTTTTCTCATGTTGGCTGATACGTGGGTAATTGCTGTATTTACcattatttataaataagttTTCAAATATGGTTAGTTAAGGTTACCAGCACTTGTGAAGGCAAGAATATTGGTGTGTTTGTAAAGTGGATAGGACACGTTGTGTTAGGACCTCAACAGCCTTAAGTGATTTGAAATTGTTGATAAGGTGACATTGGTATACTTTGGTTTCATTTCTAAAGAAGATTTTCACCTGGAGGGAAGATTTCTTATACTTTCTTGAGTGAAAAAGATTTACCCTTGGTAAATACTGAATGAGAAATGACAATGCTACGTTAAGGTacatcaactttttttttctaactggtTGTTAGAAGAGAAAACAGTGGAATTCTTATTCTGTTTTGGGTAGGGCTATAGTTACTGCTGTGCTGATAGATCTCAGATGTTAGGTACTGTAGTAAATGTTTTCCAATGCCAGTTTTTGTTCTCAAAAAGTATGAAGTGAGGAATGACTTGGTATAAAAACTTGGTGTCAGTAGTAACTTGAATCTGGAGCTGTACCTTTCTTGGAGTCATGATCCATATATTTTGAGTGCACAAACTCATCCTCCAGACCATTTCAGTGACACCTAATGTCTTTGAATTTAATTGGTGATCTGCTGTAGAGGTTACAGTAAGTTTCTTTTGGTGTATTCGTATACCTTGTAAAGCAGACTAGGCCGTGATGGGCATTTTATTCACATGTGCTTCTTTTTGCTTGGCCAGGTAATTTACAAACACAGTTGCAAGAGCATGCTGATTGAAACTAACCCCAGAAAATACTGATCCATAAACTGTTGTGTCTAGGCAACACTACAGAGTGAGTAAAGGACTTGTGGAAAGCACTCCTTATTTTCCCTGTTGGCAGACTGCTTAAATAGTTGATGGTCATAAGCAATTCTGTGGACTCTTTCAGACAACATTTTTGCTCCAGCTATGTTAGGTCTAAAACATTTGTAGGTTCAGAAAGCAATTTTGGAGGATATTGAGAAATACTCAAGGGTATTTATCTGTAAGTGATTTTCTTGACTGTGGACTCATCTACAAGTTCCTGTGCAGCCACAATTACTTAATACTGATAGATGATTAATTCTTCAAGTATTTATTACTTGCTAATAATGTGGCATTCTATTCTAGTGTTTAGAGTTCAGCTTGCAAGACTTTGGGAAACATGTATTTGTAAATAGGGCTTTCGCTGGTGTCTTAATGTTTCTGACTGatgttttgggggcctgtgtgTGAGCTTTCTCTTGTGGCAGTGTCCCTCAAGCCTCAGATGCATTCTTGCAAGTGGAGACACTTTTCTCTCACTCTGTCTGCTCTTCCACATACTCGGAGTTCTTCAGAGTCCCATTGTGTTTTTCCTCATGAGCAAGTATCTGCTTTGCTCAGCTAGCTGTGGATGTAGAGGAGTGCCACGGCTTGGAGGTAAGGGCAGGGAACAGGACTTAGTGCCGGTCTTCTCTATCAACTGATAGAATGTAGCGCTGAAGCTCAGCCAGGCTTAATGCAGGACTGATAGACTGCTGAGACTGCTGCCTACTGATTTTGTTGTTCTTTGGTACCACCAGATTAGGTACTGTTGTATTGGTATATTGTTTATGAGTATTACCAAACCTTTTTTGtccaaaagaaaatttactaGACCAGAGTGAATGTTACTCCCAAAGCAAAGTGAAATTATTAAGAATATAATTGTAAATGGCAAAACAAGGAATAGGTATGTTGTTTTGATGTAGTATTTAGCACACATACAGCATGGTGCTGCATCTTGCTTAACAATTACACCTTTCCTTAGTTGAAAATGGCTTACATAATATTCCAGTGCAAGTGCCTCAAGTTCCTTTCCTGTTCTGCATCACCGGCCTGGCAAAGTCTGGATTTTGTGTGTATGCGAAGGGAAGAACAATGGAAGAGAGTTCTGTTTTTGATTACTTTATAGTAGCATCCCTGCAGAGAGATCAGCACTTAAAAGTGttatattaataatttgtaCCCTAGTTGAGAATTCAAAATCTTCAAATAAATACAGTTACACTTACAATTGCTAATTTGTCAGAGTTTGTGAGTCCTTTTAATTTAGAAGTGGTGTAGTACAGGTTAAAGGGTTTTGATGTAGACTGTACCTTTTTCCTattaatagaatatatatacaTAGACATACctttgtttaatatattttgtacTTATGGCTATACCAGCTTTGTCTTGTAAACCTATGTTCTAAACACTTTAGAATTCCAAAGTATTCTACCAGCGATTAGTTATTTTTATAgctcatattttaaatgttatctGAGAaactacattattttttttcctaacaggCTTCTGCAACCTAGGTATTGTTGAAGTATCAAGTTGAAATTCAAATCACAGTCACTTATGAACTCTGCCCTCTCTCAAATATTAATAGGTGTGCTTACAGGATTTAAACCCTCCAAATTTAGACAAAGACCAGCTTGAGTTTTGTTAATgggtttaaaataaagaaaacaatcttCATGCATAGGTGAAGTGTCATACCTTCTCTGATGGCTGCTTCTTCCTTCATAAACTTGAAACTTTTAATGGttcttattttttgttttcagatccCTCAGGGAAGGACTTACTGAAGGGCACTGTTTAAATGTGTGACATTACTGCAGGAAGATCGCAGCAGGAGAGTCATCTTGCTTTGCACCTCTTTCCTAAGGGTAAGTTTGGGCTTTAGGCCTTTATAATGTGTGTAAAGGTGggtaaataaatacaaactgCTGCCTTATTTTCTTTACAACTATGCTTGGAAATCTAAAAGTCTGTAGAGACAAGGTCCTACAGTGCATGTGTAGATGGTCACAGATTCTTCCTGCATTGATGTCAGATGCTTTGTATTATTTTCAGTCGTAAGATTGAAATTAGTTGGGGAAATCAAACGACCCCTCCTTTGAATCTGTAACAAAGGTGGGGAGGAGGGTTAGATGAATTGTAGTGTTTACAATTTGTTATAATTAAATTAGGCAGATTGAACTAAGATAATGGAATGAATTTACAATGAATTTCCAGTGTGCATGCTTTAAAACAGTACGAAACTATAAAGTAAATTTACATTTGTGGTACAGTGAAATGGAAAATCTTCCATTTGGAGAACAGTTTAATGATGATTACATAATAAATGTGAAGCCATTATAATGTCAGATTTTTACCAGTTTTATTACTTAATTAACATAGATTTTGTTCTGTGACTTTGTACAATCAGTGCGAAGTAGgaactgtgtttaaaaaaaaacccaaaaccaaacccacactGGTTTTAAATATCTTTAGTGATTCAGCTTCTACTATggttaaaatatttcttgtcaGAACTTTAATGAGAGActgatgtgtttgttttccttttgtgaatGTCCCCCTTCACCTTACTCTTTGTACTTACTTGCTTAAAAATGTATCGATTTCACAAAACATTTTGTAGATGGGAGAGGAATAACTTTTGCTACTGAGGATGTAGAGTATCTGAAAGTATTGATTGTTTCTTATAAACTAATTGCAAATTGACAGTGTCTTCCTGATGAAATGAAGTAATCATGTGGATGAAGATTTTTGTGTTCTAGTTTAGTCCACATGAAATCTGTATTGTGCTGtggcaaacagaaaacattttatagtGAAAGTGCTGACTGAATTTCTCATTCTAGCAGTTTGAATGATGCTACTATGATAAGCTTTGCCttagaaagaaaacactggGTTTATTTGTAGTAATATAAATACTGCTTGTAAAGGATGTTATTTTTGCtaagtatttttattcctgGAGCCATTTTCTTTTAGGTccaaattctgtgttttaagaCTATAATAAACACAGTGGAAACAGTGAGAAGCAAAATGTAATATACGGCTTGTCTTTCTGAATGGGTCTTTGAGTAATCTGATTTAACTGAAAAAGAATTCTAAAATCTGGCATAAAAGTTTCAGTTTTTGCAATATAGAAGTTCTTGAGTATAAAAATAAGGTGTTCCTCTTCATTTTGTAGTGAAGTTGATACTTTCTTCCTAAAAAAagtactttctttttctgtgatttccatAACGAACAGTTGGTTTTATGTATGtagtttgtattttatattttcattagtTAATTGTTGCTAAGCAGGACAAAGTATATAACACTAAAATTTCAGTATTGATGCTTGTTATACTTTCATTCTGATAAGGACTGTTTATAGGTTTATTTAAGTACATTTGTGTCATTACTTTGCACTCTAcaaatgtaaaagcaaatatgttAGGTACAATAGTATCTGCCTTTCTTTTATAGTGCCATGTAATAGTTGTCTTTTTACCAAGAAAATGAGAAgtacttttataaaaatattttcagagaggATAGAACAGTgtaggttggaagagacctctgaaTGTCATCTTGTCTagcctccctgctcaggcagggttACCTAGGGCAGGTTGCCAAGATCTGTGTCCAGGTGTCTTTTGAATACCTTTAGTGCAGGAGCCTTtacaacttccctgggcaaaccaggccagtgctcagtcaccctcacaataaaaaaaagcgTTTCCTGATGTTCGTATGGCATCTTCTGTATTTTAGTCTGTGTCCATTGCTTCCTGTCTTGTTCCTGGGCACCAGGAAAAGAGTTTGGCTCTGCCTTCTTTTCACCTTTCCTCCAAATATTTGTACACATTGATGAGACCTTCCCTGAGTCTTCTCTTTGCCAGGTTGAACAGTCCTGGCCTTTCCTTAAatgagagctgctgggtgctTTAGCCCCTTGCTGCGTTCTCCAGTAGTTCTGGATCTCTCCTGTACTGTGGAACTGGACACAGTGCACAGATGTGGCCTTACTAGTGCTGCAAAGAGGGGAAGGTTAACCTGccttgacctgctggcactgctttGTCTAATGCTGCCCAGGGTGCTCTTAGCCTTGTTTGCCAGGTGCACACTGCTGGGTGGTGTTCATGTCCTCTGGGATCCCCAGATCCCCCTCTGGACAGCTGCTCTTCAGGCGGCTGCCTCCAGCACATACTGGTACGTGGCCTTattcctccctgcaggcaggactCTATCATTTGCTCCTCCTAATTTTttcatcagcaaacttgctgaggatACATTCTCCCCCATCATCCAAGTTATTAATGAAGATATTGAACAATACTGGACCCAGTACTGGCCTGCAGAGTGCGCTCCTGGTTACTGGCCCCCAAGTAGATTTCATGTCACTCATCACCATCTACTGGGACCAGTCATTTGGCTAttcaattttttctgtcttcctcaTAATGTAATTGATTCAAAACCAGCAAATGCATTTCCATTTGCAGTATGCATGCAAGTAAAGTCTTCTGATTAATAACTGAGAGTTAGTGGTAATCGTTATACTTGATGACAGCCTCAGTAAAGCCACTGGAACCTTGTAGTAATTCTGTGAAACTCTGAAAGTAGATATAGAAGTTTTTGTTTCCAGTTAAtagaagtttgttttttttcaaagagaCAGAAGGAATGAAGCAACATCGTAGTTTTAAAATCTATACACAAGTCCTACTCCTAGTATTTGTATGATTGTGTTTTTCTGTAGAATTCCTGTTCGAAACATTTCTGTTAAAGCAGTTTGCTGTTAGTATACCAATCAAGTAGTCTGCTTCTGGATATAGGTAGTGGCTGGAGCATGTGGCCAACTCCCTGCTTTTACAGctacttgttttaaaatttcttttacagCAACCTAAGCTCAGACCTACAAATGCACACAAAAGTAATGTTATTCTTACAGATCAGCATGATATCTACTAAAAATTTGAGTGTGAATAGAAGTACATGAATATTGGGTTGGGTTTAGAGTTTTTATattgcatttttactttttagtgCCCAGTATTTGTAAGCTAAGGAGGAGAACAGTAATTTGGGAGTTTGGGTgtgacttttcttctttttagaaGTATGCTGCTCAGCTATCAAAACAGCTGACAAACTACTACTAAACTGTGCCTgaaatctgtttattttaaatctgtagTATAAATAGCATTAGCATTACTGAATTATGAATTTATGATCTCATTCAAAGTAGTTGTAGAATTTTCATATACACAAAAAGTCGGGGTCATCAAGCTGCACAAGTGCTtcttaaaatctcttttccctcatgaatattgcaaagaaatatctgcaatcttgatttttttttctctgtattttctagGAAGATGATGCTCCTTGTCCAGGTTATCTGAGGTTCTTGTAATCACAAGCTGAAGCAGGAACAACTGAAGGCGATTTCTGGAACCCTGGATATACAATTCAAATTTGTAGGAACCTTTTCCAGAATGAAAACCACATACAGTTACCTTGATAATTGCAAAAGGATGAGAGGAAAGTTATGATGGCAAAAAACAAAGAGCCACGCCCCCCATCTTATGCTGTTAGTGTTGTTGGACTATCTGGAACTGAAAAGGATAAAGGTAATTGTGGAGTCGGAAAGTCATGTTTGTGCAATAGATTCGTTCGTTCAAAAGCAGATGAATATTATCCTGAGCATACCTCTGTGCTTAGCACAATTGACTTTGGAGGAAGAGTTGTTAACAATGATCACTTTTTGTACTGGGGTGACGTAACACAAAGTGGCGAGGATGGAATTGAGTGCAGAATTCATGTAATTGAGCAGACTGAGTTCATTGATGATCAGACTTTCTTGCCTCATCGGAGTACGAATTTACAACCGTACATAAAACGTGCAGCTGCCTCCAAACTGCAGTCTGCAGAAAAACTAATGTACATTTGCACAGATCAGCTAGGCTTGGAGCAAGACTTTGAGCAAAAACAAATGCCTGAAGGGAAATTAAACATAGATGGGTTTTTATTGTGCATTGATGTAAGCCAAGGATGCAATAGGAAGTTTGATGATCAACTTAAATTTGTGAATAATCTTTATATCCAGCTCTCAAAATCTAAAAAACCCATAATAATAGCGGCAACAAAATGTGATGAATGTGTGGATCATTATCTGCGAGAGGTTCAGGCCTTTGCTTCAAATAAGAAGAACCTTGTGGTTGTGGAAACATCAGCAAGATTCAATGTCAATGTTGAAACATGTTTTACTGCACTGGTACAAATGATGGATAAAACTCGTGGGAAACCTAAAATAATCCCCTATCTGGATGCCTATAAAACTCAAAGACAGTTAGTTGTTACGGCAACAGATAAGTTTGAAAAACTTGTCCAAACTGTGAGAGACTATCATGCAACTTGGAAAACTGTTAGCAACAAACTGAAAAACCACCCTGATTATGAGGAGTACATAAATTTGGAAGGAacaaaaaaggccaaaaatacattttcaaaacacataGAGCAACTTAAACAGGAACATattagaaagagaaaagaagaatacATTAATGCATTGCCACGAGCTCTTAATACTCTTCTATCAAATCTTGATGAGATTGAACTTTTGAGCTGGTCAGAAGCCTTGAAGGTAATGGAGAAAAGGCCTGACTTCCAGTCCTGTTTTGTAGTGCTTGAAAAAACACCCTGGGATGAAACTGACCACATAGATAAAGTGAATGACAGAAGGATTCCATTTGACCTTCTCAATACCCTAGAGGCAGAAAAAGTTTATCAAAACCATGTGCAGCATCTTATATCTGAAAAAAGGAGGGttgaaatgaaagagaaattcaaAAAGACTCTTGAGAAAATCCAATTCATTTCACCTGGACAGCCATGGGAAGAAGTTATATGTTTTGTGGTGGAGGATGAAGCATTCAAATACATCACTGATGGAGATAGTAAGGAAGTATATGCTAGGCATCAGAGGGAGATTGTTGAAAAAGCCAAAGAGGAGTttcaggaaatgctttttgaacATTCAGAGTTATTTTACGATCTGGATCTTAATGCAACACCAAGTACAGATAAAATGAGTGAAATTCATGCAGTTCTGAGTGAAGAACCTAGATACAAAGCTTTACAGAAACTTGCACCTGATAGAGAATCTCTTCTGCTTAAACATATAGGATTTGTTTATCACCCAACTAAAGAAACCTGTCTCAGTGGCCAAAACTGCATGGACATAAAAGTAGAAGAGTTGCTTGCCAACAGTCTTCTGCAACAGGACCATGGACGCTCAAATTTATACCATGATAGTGCCAACATTGATAAAATCAATCTTTTCATTTTGGGCAAAGATGGCCTTGCACAAGAATTGGCAAATGAAATTCGGACACAATCCACTGATGATGAATATGCATTAGATGGAAAAATATATGAACTAGATCTTAGGCCAGTTGATGCCAAATCCCCATACTTGCTGACTCAGTTGTGGACCTCAGCCTTCAAACCGCATGGttgtttctgtgtgtttaaCTCTATTGAATCACTGACTTTTATTGGGGAGTGCATTGCAAAAATAAGGGCTGAAGCATCTCAGATAAGGAGAGACAGGTATATGGCTAATCTTTCATTTACATTAATATTGGCTAACCAGAGGGACAGTGTTAGCAAGAATCTACCTATTCTgaggcatcagggacagcaaTTGGCTAACAAGTTACAGTGTCCTTTTGTAGATGTGCCTGCTGGTACATACCCACGCAAGTTTAATGAGGCTCAAATAAAACAAGCTCTGAGGGGAGTACTGGAAGCAGTTAAACACAATTTTGATGTTGTAAGTCCAGTTCCCACCATTAAAGATCTGTCAGAAGCTGACTTAAGGATTGTCATGTGCGCCATGTGTGGCGATCCGTTCAGTGTGGATCTTATTCTTTCACCTTTCCTCGATTCTCACTCCTGTagtgctgctcaggctggcCAGAATAATTCTTTAATGCTAGATAAAATAATAGGTGAAAAGAGACGTCGAATACAGATAACTATATTATCATATCATTCTTCCATTGGTGTAAGGAAAGATGAACTTGTTCATGGATATATACTGGTCTATTCTGCAAAGCGTAAGGCATCCATGGGAATGCTTCGGgcatttctttctgaagttcAGGATACAATTCCTGTCCAGTTGGTGGCTGTTACTGATAGCCAGGCAGACTTCTTTGAGAATGAAGCAATCAAGGAACTCATGACTGAAGGAGAACACATAGCAACAGAAATTACTGCTAAGTTTACAGCTTTATATTCATTATCTCAATATCATCGTCAAACTGAGGTTTTCACATTGTTCTTCAGTGATGTATTAGAGAAGAAAAGCATGATTGAAAGTTCGTACATGTCAGACAGCACAAGGGAATCGACACATACAAGTGAAGATGTTTTTCCAAGGTCTCCAAGAGGAGGTTCCCTTGACTATAATTACCCAGATTCAGAGGATGATGCTGAAGGACCACCACCTTACAGTCCAATTGGTGATGATGTAAGGTTACTTCCAGCACCTAGTGACCGTTCAAAGTACCGACTGGATTTGGAAGGAAATGAGTATCCTGTTCACAGTACACCAATCAATTGTCATGACCATGAACGCAACCATAAAGTGCCTCCTCCGATAAAACCGAAACCGCTTGTTCCAAGAACCAATGTGAAAAAACTGGACCCTAACCTCCTGAAAACAATTGAGGCAGGTATTGGCAAAAACCCCAGGAAGCAGCCTTCTCGagtgcctgcagcacctccagaaGATACAGACCAATCTGACAACTATGCTGAACCTATTGACACGATTTACAAACATAAAGGCTTTGCAGATGACATCTATGCGGTTCCAGAGGATAGTCAGAATCGTATTATTAAAGTTCGAAACTCAATTGTTATAAATACCcaaggtgaagaagaaaatggGTTTTCTGATAGAGTATCCAAAAGTCATGGGGAAAGAAGACCTTCAAAATACAAGTACAAGTCTAAGACACTGTTCAGCAAAGCCAAGTCTTACTATAGGAGAACACATTCGGATGCAAGTGATGACGAGGCTTTTACCATGTCtaaaggtaaaagaaaaggaaggcaTCGTGGAAGTGAAGAAGACCCACTTCTTTCGCCTGTTGAAACATGGAAGGGTGGCATAGATAATCCTGCTATTACATCGGACCAAGAAttggatgagaaaaaaatgaagaagaaaccccACAAAGTAAAAGA
The DNA window shown above is from Camarhynchus parvulus chromosome 5, STF_HiC, whole genome shotgun sequence and carries:
- the ARHGAP5 gene encoding rho GTPase-activating protein 5; amino-acid sequence: MMAKNKEPRPPSYAVSVVGLSGTEKDKGNCGVGKSCLCNRFVRSKADEYYPEHTSVLSTIDFGGRVVNNDHFLYWGDVTQSGEDGIECRIHVIEQTEFIDDQTFLPHRSTNLQPYIKRAAASKLQSAEKLMYICTDQLGLEQDFEQKQMPEGKLNIDGFLLCIDVSQGCNRKFDDQLKFVNNLYIQLSKSKKPIIIAATKCDECVDHYLREVQAFASNKKNLVVVETSARFNVNVETCFTALVQMMDKTRGKPKIIPYLDAYKTQRQLVVTATDKFEKLVQTVRDYHATWKTVSNKLKNHPDYEEYINLEGTKKAKNTFSKHIEQLKQEHIRKRKEEYINALPRALNTLLSNLDEIELLSWSEALKVMEKRPDFQSCFVVLEKTPWDETDHIDKVNDRRIPFDLLNTLEAEKVYQNHVQHLISEKRRVEMKEKFKKTLEKIQFISPGQPWEEVICFVVEDEAFKYITDGDSKEVYARHQREIVEKAKEEFQEMLFEHSELFYDLDLNATPSTDKMSEIHAVLSEEPRYKALQKLAPDRESLLLKHIGFVYHPTKETCLSGQNCMDIKVEELLANSLLQQDHGRSNLYHDSANIDKINLFILGKDGLAQELANEIRTQSTDDEYALDGKIYELDLRPVDAKSPYLLTQLWTSAFKPHGCFCVFNSIESLTFIGECIAKIRAEASQIRRDRYMANLSFTLILANQRDSVSKNLPILRHQGQQLANKLQCPFVDVPAGTYPRKFNEAQIKQALRGVLEAVKHNFDVVSPVPTIKDLSEADLRIVMCAMCGDPFSVDLILSPFLDSHSCSAAQAGQNNSLMLDKIIGEKRRRIQITILSYHSSIGVRKDELVHGYILVYSAKRKASMGMLRAFLSEVQDTIPVQLVAVTDSQADFFENEAIKELMTEGEHIATEITAKFTALYSLSQYHRQTEVFTLFFSDVLEKKSMIESSYMSDSTRESTHTSEDVFPRSPRGGSLDYNYPDSEDDAEGPPPYSPIGDDVRLLPAPSDRSKYRLDLEGNEYPVHSTPINCHDHERNHKVPPPIKPKPLVPRTNVKKLDPNLLKTIEAGIGKNPRKQPSRVPAAPPEDTDQSDNYAEPIDTIYKHKGFADDIYAVPEDSQNRIIKVRNSIVINTQGEEENGFSDRVSKSHGERRPSKYKYKSKTLFSKAKSYYRRTHSDASDDEAFTMSKGKRKGRHRGSEEDPLLSPVETWKGGIDNPAITSDQELDEKKMKKKPHKVKEDKKPKKKTKTFNPPIRRNWESNYFGMPLQDLVTPEKPIPLFVEKCVQFIEDTGLCTEGLYRVSGNKTDQDNIQKQFDQDHNISLESMGVTVNAVAGALKAFFADLPDPLVPYSLHQELLETSKIMDKTERLHELKEIVKKFHPVNYDVFRYIITHLNRVSQQYKTNYMTADNLSICFWPTLMRPDFENREFLSTTKIHQSVIETFIQQCQFFFYNGEIVEAPNPVACQPPPSNPVQMVEPMVPLQLPPPLQPQLIQSQLPADPLGII